ATAGTTATCATCTAAAAACACtaactacatttaaaaaaaaaaatttaaatattgtttttaataaaaaaagtattataaaatttaattgggTTAATTTCTAATTACCTAACTATTCATAAAataaaccagaaaaaaaaaagaggtcgTCCTTTCTAAATGAGACttcatttaaacataaaaaaataaaagtgagacTTCTTAAAGAAAAACTTGAAGTTGACTTACATGTGATGCATTCAACCTTTTTTTATTCGGAAATTAGGACTTCATTACTTAATAAACGacctttaagaagaaaaaaaaatccttatttAGGTGACCAAGTGTTTATGATAAAAATCTGTCAAAATATCTAAATTGAGATTAGTGAAgcattttaatgaaaaaaaaaaaaaaactgtattaTTCTTCTTCATGTACTGCACCACGTTTCTCCTGGTCCCACGTGCTAGCTAGTTGGTACCAGAATGGTTTCaaaatttctttacttttttttttgaaaaagtacAAGATATATACAGAGACAGAGCGAAAATACATTTCTTCTGTCATCGATCCtgttaagaaaattaagaatttttatatacaaaatgtAGCATAGGATTTACAATttctcaaatataataaaattatttgttatataatattaaaagttttatatctactaaaaataaaactaatttaaaaaaatataaatattaattttattttataaatgaattttgtaaaaattaactTAGATTGGTTAGGAGAGAGTGGTGGACAGAAGAATTGGTGTTGAATGAAGGTTTGGTTGTGGTCATAGTCAGAAAGGAACGTAAAGTTGGTTTGTCTAAGataagaaataacaaaattgaTATTTGAGTGGGATATGATTTAAAAGCGCAGTAAAAGaattggaaaaagattgaacaTAGTTAGTTACTTTCCAAAGTTGGTTGGTATGTAATAAACTAATcgatgaaaataaaatacaaaataataaaaatatcatattattaaataaacccATAATTATTAACATAATCCCATCTTAGAAGTATCCCAATAAAATTTTaggaaataaaaaggaaatgtaATCCAATcccattatatttcatctaccTACATTTACGTGGTTACAATTTTTGTGAGAATGTGACCTTAGAATCTAGTTCTGACTGCACATTTTCCACGTTATGTGAAACCCATGTGAAGCAGCCAAGTTGAAGGTTTTCACTTGCTGTTTATGGCATGGTTCTaaccttcttcttttcttttccccaACACGTACCttaagttgaaattttttttaatgaagatagcataaaagtatatattatacgTGGATATCTTTCCTTCCTGAAATTCAAGTCTTAATTGGCTACATGATTGCAAGTCGATTTCATTCTATAGCATCATTTATTTGCTTCTTCTTGGTGTTAATGCACCGATTTCTAACTTTAGGAGCTCATAAATCCTACAGAACAGAGTTTGTCTgcataattgttttaaaattgcaTAACTTTTACCGATTAGAATTACAATAGTGTGTCTAAGtctcatattaaataaaaatgatgaaggaacaaaacatgtaacatTCAGGCATTGACGAGGACGGGTAGTGATCGCTGGTGCAAAAGACACAGTGCAGGGgacacggacaaggagcggctcctgacaggcttccaatggaagggatacatggacgaattgaacatacaccggaatgagagggatcgggagactgtataggtatgagactatacagttaaaagatagcttaaaggaattgatttggctacctatatcaccaaaatgcatttacttttcggaagcctaaaGTATTACTCTCTTATGTGATAAAAATTGTTATGTCAGCTCCATGTTGTTTACATGAGTCTCTTATTTAACTTAAATCTTTTtggtaattcaattttttaaaactttaaaaattgatttattatattatatttaaattgaaaaatatgttttctagCTTGTAAACTGATGGTGTATTTTAAAAGCTTTTCTGTATAACATAACTCCGTATTTATAAGATCAAATTCTTAAACCTAATATTCTAGCAGTCACCCCGATAGATATGTTTGCATTAGTATAATTGGGAGTTAATTTTTGTCTCAGAAACATATATGACATGTGTGGTTGTTGTATGttcattctaaaataaaatatttttgttgtgttagttttaaatttgaagaaagaatggttgaatagGAAAAGTGTGGAGTAAGATAagaataatatgaataatttagtAACGTGAAACTCGCACCTTATAACAGAGTTAGGCAGTGTCAATTGATGGCAcattgcatttcaaggaaagcaACCATTGAAAAGGAAGATTTTTAACGTTGAAGTTGACAAGGTACGAATGGAAAAGAACGGTAATGCAATTTCTATACGATCATGTATTTGCTTTGCACCTCTAAGAATGTTTTTGCCGTTTAATGGCCAATAAAACTGATTCTGAGACGATCTTCCCCGTATGCTAAAATCTCTTTTCGTGTTTCAATGTCGCatcactttaattttataacaacCAATTATTGTTTCCTCTGATTGGTATTCGTTTGAATTTCccttttgataattattttagataaataaaacaacattcaaaatgTCTTATATGTTCCTTACTAAAAAATCACCTATTGTTTATTTCTATCAATGTCTTGCTCTGTCTTAATTCTATTTCAAATCTATAATTACATCCAATATAATAATAGGTGTTTACATCAATTATTACATGAAAATGTTTTACAAACTTGTTGAAAAATGTTGCATGATTAAACATAATTCAACTAAAGGGGGCAATCTTAGTCTGTTATTGATTCGCCAAAAACATACAAGGTCAGGTTTCgaaaaaaaagagtttagaAATTATGAGCCATTGTGCCAAAAGAAAGATAGGtgatgtatgtatgtatagattatagtttataattttaaaattatatattattaatttaattatggtataatttaaatatttaaactcaTTTAGGTCTTACCATTTGAATTAtgtgaaaacattttataataatgtgGACCAAAACACTGTTAATCATTAAAAGAATACATGACCGCTAGGCCTGAAATTGTTTTCCCCAACTCCACTCCAAAGCAGGCCATGTTTATTGGGCTTGAGTTCTCGGTCCAACCCAATTGCAGAAGAAATTGCTAAATTAACACAAAAAGGCTCAGTTTCATCTCTGTTACTCGGTGGtcgcttttttaaaaaatggactaaaatatttcttttatatacttattaatTTTCAACTTGTAAGTCTTTTACACTTTAAAAGCAAGCAGCCAGTGCTTTGAAAGACAACATCGATCCAAATTAAAGAAAGACTAAGAAATAAATCCTTAAGAAATCAAAGGTGAAAACGAAatatgaacaaaaaataaaacaaaatatagaaattatagatttttataaaGAGCATGTGTTTAAAACATGTATGGAATGGGTGATTTGGCATTGTCTCTAAAGGGAGATTTTGAAAAGGAAAGGTGAGATAGAGGCAAAGTGCAATGAATGTTGGTTCACATATTGTTGATCTTTATGTGGAGAAAGATTTATAGAGAGTATAATTGTTTATGATTATGGTGGCGGTGGCCAAATCCATGGCTAGGCCTTTTGAAGAAGACAAAAGCTTGTTTAGGAAATAGACAATGCCACTCACCCATCTTTCGAAAACCTAATTTTTGATTGAAGGAGAGTTTGGTAAATCCCTTGGAGGCAAAGACAATAGGAGAAGATGGCAGATGTAGTTAATGAACAAGTGTACTGAGTGGCAGCAGTGTCTTCGGATAGTGACAGCTTCCAACAGACAGCAGGATGCGGCCCAAGCCCAGAAGCCCATTCCATTCTTATCCCGTGCTCCATGTGAAAGGGGTCCTTCACCATTATAACACTCACGCACGGAATGTGTTTCTCCTCCTAACTTCTCAATTCCAATTGTCTCTCatttataataatcatatttcaCACACAATCTTCCACACTTCCTCGGATAGGATCACTTCAATCATATAGCGTGCAACTCCAATTTATACATTCTCTCTTTTAATGCATTCACGCGGTGAAATCACAAAACCCACACTTTTCACTGCACAATCATATTTAAAGTCTAGTGGGCTCCATATTCTCTGGACCCCTACAACAAATTCAAaactacaaaatattaataacaataaaaacaaaccaAATGCTCTCTGCAAAACAATTCAACAACCACTCTTTTACTATTTCGTTAATTCatccatatttattattattaatttccacttttttaatttcttttacagactttccattttttattttttctcaactTCATCTCTAGATTACATCCACCGCGTATCcactttggatttttttttcttaacacgTCTAAAGTTTGTTTTCTcatgaaaaacattatttacattataatttttaattgtatttctatataatattaataattgcaagttttaataaatttgaagttaATACGTTAAACCAGAGTCttctaataattattacataaaaaataaataaggtcAAATGAATCTGTTTTAGTTCTGTTCTTATCTCAACTTATCCTACATTATCAAGTCATTGTtggttttgataaatttaattatttgaaatttcagTGTTAGACCTATGACCattgtaaatattatatagaaTTTAGTTTCcactgtaattttattttacatttgtttgagaaaaataattatactctTACAATAATCTACCAAGAattaatcatcaacataaactGATGAATTATTGAAACTATTCCGAGCACTAAAAAGAAAAGGCTTGTAATAGCACTCCATTCACAATATCAGTAAATAACTGCTCCCTATCATCTCTTTGCCCATTTCAAACAttgaaatatacaaaaataattgagtaaaaaaaagtgtacttaaataaattataccaAGAAAGAAGCAACATGTTTCTCTTTTCACCAATAGTGTATACTATTCCATACttgtctttttcttcctttttctttttaattcatatacgctttatatcattaaaaaatatttatacattttttttcatatgatctaCATTCGGACTATTTATAAATTCTTCTGCTTTACatcaattttaattgaattgatGTAGTTTAGATAACAAAAATTTTCATTCAGATTTGGGTGAGGGGTGGAAGAAACTGcttgaaaggaaaaggaaaaaaaaaaacattttagtttttaaaaacacATCATTATCTACACATTATATgacttcattattaaaaaaataagatgttGTCTTGTTAGTggtaacataatatatatatgaaatgtgGAAGTATTTGGTGGAattgaaaagtttttgtttcttctcaGTGTCATTTCAActacaacaacactcaatctcCCTTGAAAAAAACTCAAAGCAGCACGTATATAGAGAAAGGGAATAAAGTCAAGCAATGGTCCCCTTTAATAAGGTAGGGAAAGCACATGCAGGGGCTTTCATGGGTGTCTTTTGCGTGCCATGAACAAGACAGAAGCAAGATCCactacaaaagaaaattgttctgcCGAGCAAACCAGTTCTTAAACTTTAAATCATTTCTtattgtatctttttttttttttttttggtgcagTGAACCAACAAGGTTTCATAGACGGccactttataattttttttttaattcaagatGCTGCTCTGCTGCAATTAGGAAACATTATCTTTTACCATCGAATTGTAAAGGAATGCTGCAAAAGCTCTGCAGAAGTTATTACGAGGAGTTAATGCAGTAAAAATATCAGACTTTTGTTCTTGGTCATATGTCACAAGCATGAGGGTTGAGATCTGAGAAAACAACTGTTTGTTTTGCCCTCATTTTGACTTGGTCTTGTTTTATTATTCGATTTGCGGTGCTTCCGAGAAAGGATGGATATCGGAGACGAATTTTGCACTCGAGAGCTTCAAAAATCGAAGATCCAACAAACGCTTTCTTTTAACGTAGGGAAAGTAAAAGATTATTGGCACGCCTTTTAAtcgttaaaaaaataaatgcacaATGGTAAttgacctttttttttctttttcagttcaAGGAAAAATAGACAAACAATAATACATGCAAGTGCAACACTTGCCGCGGATGTCACAAACGTCTCTATCTCTGGAAGGATATCCGACAGAGTATAGTATCTTAAAAATTGATGTCGTGATGTTTAACGTAACCGAAAACCTATTTAAAACGTGAATGggttttcatttaataatgagATTATGGTTTGAATTGGGGagcagaagaagatgaaggtcgAAGATGGGGAAGAGAAGGGTCCGCTTTGGCTTTTTGCGATGACAAAAAGACAGAAGGAAaggagaaaattttgaaaattgagaaTAAATGAAGAAgcattaaaaaacttaaaaggaaAGCGATAGAAACATAAAAGGATGGTGTTACAGCTGGATGGCTCATTGTATGATTACTTTTTACCATAATTGCTATACAAACGGAAGCCCAGCTCAACCCAAAGAGGTCAACACAACACCcccaacaaataaataataatcactCACTCCCTCATATCTGCCGCTGGCCGACACTCttcaaaagtaaaacaaaatgcTTTTTTATTATTGCTGGATTGAACATGAaattaataattgtaatatCTGATCGcttgaaaggaaaaagataatagaaaaaaaaaaatacacttgtGCCCATTAAGGTGGTGTTTTTGTTTAGtatattattaatagtaattaattatatataaaattgttctTCATAAAATGCCAACAATATCTGGTTGCAGTCCTAGACAGGAAGAGGAAGGTCTAAATCTATAATTGGATTAGTAAATGAGGGGGTGAATGGAAGTAGTGCGAGGCAGAGATGGTTGGCAATTTAACTTGGTGgtcaaaaagagaaagagaaagatacGCAGTTATTAAAGCAGGGAAAGACTATATATGTTTCCATTAGGAGTGAGAGGGTAGTTGAAATTAATGGCTGCCCACAACATTTTCCTTTATCGCTTTACTTCACTTCTACTCTTCTTCCATAAACCTTCCGCCGAACAACACACCGAAGCACCAGCAACTACTGTCCACGCCTCATTCGAGCTATCACAGCTAAACGACATCTCCATCACGCCGTTTGGACTTCCCGGAACGCTTCCAAATTTCCGTTTCATGCATTCTTTCCCCTGCTTCTCGTACCCTGACCACAATTCCAACATTTTCCGACACTCATTCACCTTCTCCTGTATGCATACATTccacattttcatttcttattcCTACCAACCTCAAATCAAACACAATAACCAACTTAAAAACATAACTCCACCAACCTTGTCGAATCCCAGAATACCCAAGAGTTGTCTCTGGTATTCGCCTTCTAGACAAGGCTCCACGCTTTTCACTACGTGTATCATCGTCGCACTTGCCAGTTCTGACGGTAGATAACCCATTAATCTCCAATCTGCaatgttgaaaaataaaacttaaatataaacgTAATCACAATACATCAGACAAGAAAATTGTCTTTCAGCTTGTTTGCTGATTCAGTGTTTCTTCTAACCACGAAGGTGTAACGAAATTACCTCCGAGGACAGAGACAAGAACGCCTTCGCACTTCCTAAGGAAGTCCCAGCAGTGATTATCCTTCAATCCAAGTCTTCTTGTGATGTAATCAAGAAAGGAGAGAGGGGTTGGCGGGTTCATCTTCCATCCAAGAGTGGAAAGGACCAAAATCTCCATCCTTTTAATCGTTTTGGCTTCGAACAAGTATCTACCCTCTTCCACCTGCACAATTCAGAGAACAATCACGATCAAGACATGTATAAATAGTTAGAGAACATAAGAAGGAAATGGAGGCAACTCTTGTAAAGCTGAAATCCCACATAATTCTTTTTGAGTTAAGATGTAAGAGTTTTGTTTGTTGGTAATGTGAGAGAGTGGAGAAAGGAAGATACCTGAAGGTCTAGGAGAAGGGGAACTTGTGTCTCCTCCACTTTGGCAGCGAGGGAGAGGCAAGCGACGGCTGCGAGATGTGTCATCCACGGCTTGCCATCCTGAAAGCGGAAGGTGGAGAGGAAGCGGTCAAAGTAGTTGACGGCAAGAAGAGCTGTGAGAGCAGAGAAGGAGTAGTGAGCGTTCACTCTGAGCATCCACTCCACGCCTTCCCTGTGAGCACACTCCAGCGCAGGGTTGCTTAGGAGGAAAGTGGTTAGAGggttgtgtttttctttccccAGCAGCGATGTCAACTCCTGTTCGTCACAAAACATGTCGCTTTCGAACAACAACGCGTGAGGGGAGTGAAGGGTAGCGTTATTATTAACAACATTATTAGCCGTTGGGTAATCATCTTCTGCTTGGTCTAATTCATCTTCCTCCCAATGCTCTTCGGAGCAGTATAGGGTGTCGAGAAGGGATTTGAGGTTGGTGTCGTGAgcatgatgatgatggtggtggtgattAGCCATGTTGGATGAGGGAAGTTCTATGGgatggagagaaaagagagagaaagaaagactTCCTCCATTGTGTTTTAGAAAGAAAGatatgagaagaaaagagagaattgAGAAGGAGTGTGTATGCGTGACCACTGGCAGTGAGCAGTGACGATAAAAAAGAGCgtgttattgttatttattcCCCAAAACGGaacaagtattattttttttgttgggaGCTTCTGGCGGTAGCTCCAGAGGCGGATGAAAGATGGGCCATGCACCACAATTACTCGACACGTGACAAATGTACCCTACAAATTAATGGATCCCTCTTTCATCCCTGTGTCCTAAACATCGTGTTATGTTATGTTCTGTGTTACTATTACtagttatcaatttttttatagaatgtTTAAACCCTGCTAGAGGTACACTGTACAATTCAATCACAACTAAGGGTACTTTTTTACTTCTAATGCTCCTCCACTCCTGACACCTTCTCTTCTAAACACCCCTCTTACTctcttataaaaacaaaataaccattggtaaaaatttaaataaaaaaaccctaatttacctactaaatcttttcttttgcataaataaaaaaatatcatttcctctttcatcatattctttctttttaagtaatttatatattgttttgtcTTCCATCCTCTCTACCGCATGCAACTTGCATTGGAGAACATTTTTCTTTCAGTGTTTTCATCTCTAGGCAAGTTGATAAAttctattttacatttaatttgtttattaaaaaaattacattaaatcttattaaaataacttattaagtgttaatttaatattaatggaCAAATTAAGTTGAAAAAATATCGTAAGAAGACAAAAATCAAATTAGaccgaaaaacaaacaaacattaCAAAGTAAAATTAAAGGGTAATACACAATATTGAAAATACTCTAAGGTATATTGCATTAACTTAAACAAATGTATTAACAATCTATGGAGTCTTAAAATAAATGACACAAAATCTTACAAAGCACACACacttaaaatgtatttattaatcACCATAGAAAATGtagttaatataaataacaagtaACTCGATTTAATTATAAGGAATCAACCCGTGTAAACtcaaaaaagaattattaaaccGTACTCaacattaaaaaagaattattaataaataaaatatttaaaaatattatattaagaaacaTTCTTATCACCTGTACCCATTActcttgatatataaatttttttgtaaaaagaaaaatggaagacTTAAACTTATTTAACCAGATTCCTTACAGATGAAATTGGAATTTAAGAACTATTTATTGTAGAATTTTTGTAAATTGAATCTTTCAGCatcttcataataaaaatagactttaaaattgaagataaagGCGCGCGCGGGAATTAAAAGAAACACAGTGGCCTACACGTGAAAAGAACATGTTCAAACATATCTCTCTCTATCTGATATCTGATATCTGATATCTGATTTGAGACAGAATGGCAAAGCCTCCACCAAGGTTTGACAAGTCATCCCAGTTCTGATCCTGCTGCATCCTTTCGTTTCACAATACATACGTATACGTATACATATACATTCACATTGTATTCGTTTTGGACATTAAAGTATTTTTACAAAATGAGCTGTCATCTGAGGATGCAGAATATTTTATCTATCTGTTTTTGTGGTGTATTTATTTGCTGGAACTCGACTCCTTCATGTGCTTATCGCTTCAACGACGGTTGAGAACAAGTTAAGGTTAGATGCTCTTCATTTTCACACTCATGCAAATcttaatcaataataaactaattataaaaaaaaaaaaaaaaaaaaaacacatgttaAACTAACTTTACCTAATTTCAATTGAAGCACTTCTTAATCACCAGTTACATAGTATAAAGGGATTGAATTATGTAACCCCACTCGTTTTAACTTTCTTATTTAATGTCTGTACTTTGGTTTAGGAAATAATAGAATGCAAGAAAGTTAGCTGCTCTTCTAAAAAAATGCCTTTGGTTAGCTGTctttatgtatgtatatatattaaatcagaattataaaaataagaagaataatgagtcatgtataaataaatgattGTTTGGTTAGTTAACTGTTAAtgtaaacattaattttaaagaattttgatccattgattaactgttaaataattttaaatgtaaagtatgattggtaaaaattaaattataattaaaccgtaattaattaaaaattcatttaaaatatataaatataaatttgaaataaaagaatggataattttatttattgaatttttagtatatgaactattaaatattaagttaaatttcaTAGTATTCTGTAACTATCTTTGGAACAATTTTGaacaaataattagaaaaaaatataagtatatgtGTGTGTCTTTTTTGTCAAGAATAATGCATTATTATAGTTATGcatcttgtatttattttattgataattttaattatttttcaaatcatatTAAAGTACATCTCATAATATCctcattatttatgttatattgtttttgttggGCTGATAAAAACTCCTTtcataattcaattattaagaaaaaattatttcacgtaacaataatttattacaagtgaaaaatatttttcttaaaaaataataatagattatctAAAATTtggtatataaatttttttgcatataataattgtcattaaaataattaatttcattattgttgTTATGGAGTTTGATTTTtcgtatttaaaaaataacaatgtaatttttacaattattactgattttcacaatattttctaataaaaaaatatattttttacatatttgaacgatattttttcaaaataaattaactggggaagaaaatttttaaaactaacaataataaattatcatatactTTGATTATTTAACCTCTCATCTCTACTAacttatattagtttaaaagtgacataaaactttgaaattttttgaaaagtataaaattttgaaaataacatatatattcaaattgaagaaaaatgaataaatatttgattttatggaTCACAACAATACACGAagaatgatttaatttaaagaaaaaaaaaaaagaaagaaataagatCGACATCAAACacataaatatgtatatttaacaaaacatgaataataaacAACAATTCAATCACTTTAAATTGATAAGATTTATAAATTACACCTTAATGAAACTGTATAATTTTCTACACTTAACATTTTctgaaaaagttatataaagtTCATTCCATTATCAATCGAAAACATTATAGATAAAAactaatatcaattttttttgttaacatggttacttacatttaaaaaaaaaaacaattatataataattttttagaatttttcaaCACCAATTATAATGTCATTTTTACTCGGTAAGATATTTTGTCATTAAACAAATTATCATC
This DNA window, taken from Vigna radiata var. radiata cultivar VC1973A chromosome 5, Vradiata_ver6, whole genome shotgun sequence, encodes the following:
- the LOC106760831 gene encoding cyclin-D3-3 — protein: MANHHHHHHHAHDTNLKSLLDTLYCSEEHWEEDELDQAEDDYPTANNVVNNNATLHSPHALLFESDMFCDEQELTSLLGKEKHNPLTTFLLSNPALECAHREGVEWMLRVNAHYSFSALTALLAVNYFDRFLSTFRFQDGKPWMTHLAAVACLSLAAKVEETQVPLLLDLQVEEGRYLFEAKTIKRMEILVLSTLGWKMNPPTPLSFLDYITRRLGLKDNHCWDFLRKCEGVLVSVLGDWRLMGYLPSELASATMIHVVKSVEPCLEGEYQRQLLGILGFDKEKVNECRKMLELWSGYEKQGKECMKRKFGSVPGSPNGVMEMSFSCDSSNEAWTVVAGASVCCSAEGLWKKSRSEVKR